A single region of the Streptomyces sp. NBC_00236 genome encodes:
- a CDS encoding DUF4349 domain-containing protein — MQAAPITRHHRRTARRTRIALAAGLLTAVLALSGCGAASDSGDSGTAADEHALSAGRNKSDAAAGEAAADSKEGAADSGTRKKPNPVTATHVIRTASLSVEVRSASRAAAAARTVVQNAGGLVANESTEQVDDTHDSSHLVLRVPQAEYDGVLRELSGAGKLVSRSSTAKDVTDQVVDVESRIATQRASVTRVRKLMDQAEKLADVVTLEGELSSRQASLESLLAQQASLKDRTTLATITLDLMEPETAPEADEDPGFVDALSGGWHAFVTMLRWLAMAVGAAAPFLAAAAVLLVVWRVLRRRGGKTPAGE; from the coding sequence ATGCAGGCAGCACCCATCACCCGACACCACAGACGCACAGCCCGCCGCACTCGCATCGCGCTCGCCGCCGGGCTGCTCACCGCAGTCCTGGCACTGAGCGGCTGCGGCGCGGCCAGTGACAGCGGCGACTCCGGCACGGCCGCCGACGAACACGCCCTGTCCGCCGGCCGGAACAAGTCGGACGCCGCCGCCGGGGAGGCGGCCGCGGACAGCAAGGAAGGCGCGGCCGATTCGGGCACGCGGAAGAAGCCGAATCCGGTGACCGCCACGCACGTCATCCGTACCGCCTCCCTGTCCGTGGAGGTGAGGAGCGCGTCCCGGGCGGCGGCAGCCGCGCGTACGGTCGTGCAGAACGCGGGCGGTCTGGTCGCCAACGAGTCGACCGAGCAGGTGGACGACACCCACGACTCCTCGCATCTCGTCCTGCGCGTGCCCCAGGCCGAGTACGACGGTGTGCTGCGGGAGCTCTCCGGGGCGGGGAAGCTCGTCTCCCGCTCGTCGACCGCGAAGGACGTCACCGACCAGGTCGTCGACGTGGAGAGCAGGATCGCCACGCAGCGGGCGAGTGTGACGCGGGTGCGCAAGCTGATGGACCAGGCCGAGAAGCTGGCCGATGTGGTGACCCTGGAAGGCGAACTGAGCAGCCGTCAGGCCTCACTGGAGTCCCTGCTCGCCCAGCAGGCCTCGCTCAAGGACCGTACGACGCTGGCCACGATCACGCTCGACCTGATGGAACCGGAGACCGCGCCCGAGGCCGATGAGGATCCGGGGTTCGTGGACGCGCTCAGCGGCGGCTGGCACGCCTTCGTGACGATGCTGCGGTGGCTGGCCATGGCCGTGGGCGCGGCGGCCCCGTTCCTGGCCGCGGCGGCCGTCCTGCTGGTCGTGTGGCGGGTGCTGCGGCGCAGAGGCGGGAAGACACCGGCCGGCGAATAG
- a CDS encoding TIGR04222 domain-containing membrane protein, which translates to MNIFALVLTLAVVVSSTLLIVGAGRARPRTDGAVHDLSEVAFLNGGPGRVVDTALAAMLEDGRLLLGGPGIVVVQRPVAHDPVERAVLHEQAAAPSGALHTLRNAVMRHPAVQEVGDGLAARGLLNVPGANRTWRRWGTTQAVTCLLGLPLSFALTIAEFTSSDSLGQTPAPFIVKVLPALLGGAVVGLVVAGAARARITKAGRRAAAAFRIACGHGTGAAHLVATAGPRALRDPELRTHLVTAARMRPVGPMPSHHSSDSSGLLLVPTVWCAGSSPGDGGCGSSAGNSGGGGGGSGCGSGSSCGSGSSCGSGSSCGSSSGSSCGSSCGSSS; encoded by the coding sequence ATGAACATCTTCGCCCTGGTCCTGACACTGGCCGTGGTGGTGTCCTCGACGTTGCTGATCGTGGGGGCGGGCCGCGCCCGTCCCCGTACGGACGGCGCCGTCCACGACCTGTCCGAGGTCGCGTTCCTGAACGGCGGGCCCGGCCGCGTGGTGGACACCGCACTCGCCGCGATGCTGGAGGACGGCCGGCTGCTCCTCGGCGGTCCGGGGATCGTCGTGGTCCAGCGGCCGGTCGCCCACGACCCGGTGGAGCGGGCCGTGCTCCATGAGCAGGCCGCCGCTCCGAGCGGCGCCCTGCACACCCTGCGGAACGCGGTGATGCGCCATCCCGCCGTGCAGGAGGTCGGGGACGGCCTGGCCGCGCGCGGTCTGCTGAACGTGCCCGGGGCGAACCGGACGTGGCGTCGCTGGGGCACGACGCAGGCAGTGACCTGCCTGCTCGGCCTGCCGCTCTCCTTCGCGCTGACCATCGCCGAGTTCACCTCGTCCGACAGCCTCGGACAGACGCCGGCGCCGTTCATCGTCAAGGTGCTCCCGGCGCTGCTCGGCGGAGCCGTCGTCGGGCTGGTCGTCGCGGGCGCCGCCCGCGCCCGGATCACCAAGGCGGGCCGCAGAGCAGCGGCGGCGTTCCGGATCGCCTGCGGGCACGGCACGGGCGCGGCTCATCTGGTGGCCACGGCGGGGCCGCGGGCGCTCCGTGACCCGGAGCTGCGGACGCATCTCGTCACGGCGGCCCGGATGCGGCCGGTGGGACCGATGCCCTCGCACCACTCGTCCGACTCCTCGGGGCTGCTGCTCGTGCCGACGGTGTGGTGCGCCGGGTCGAGCCCTGGCGACGGTGGCTGCGGCAGCTCGGCCGGGAACAGCGGCGGAGGCGGGGGCGGCTCCGGGTGCGGGTCCGGGTCCAGTTGCGGTTCGGGGTCCAGTTGCGGTTCCGGATCGAGCTGCGGGAGCAGTTCGGGCTCCAGCTGCGGCTCCAGCTGCGGCAGCAGTTCCTGA
- the hemQ gene encoding hydrogen peroxide-dependent heme synthase: MSAPETVTSSKAPNAGKKAKDLNDVVRYTLWSVFKLRDVLPADTDRAAYSGEVQELFDQLAAKDTTVRGTYDVSGLRADADVMIWWHAETSDALQEAYNLFRRTRLGKSLDPVWSNMALHRPAEFNKSHVPAFLADETPRDYISVYPFVRSYDWYLLPDEDRRRMLADHGKMARGFPDVRANTVASFSLGDYEWVLAFEADELHRIVDLMRHLRASEARMHVREEVPFYTGRRKSVADLVAGLA, from the coding sequence ATGAGTGCTCCTGAGACTGTGACATCAAGCAAGGCCCCCAACGCCGGCAAGAAGGCGAAGGACCTCAACGACGTTGTCCGCTACACGCTGTGGTCCGTCTTCAAGCTGCGCGACGTGCTGCCCGCGGACACGGACCGTGCGGCGTACTCCGGTGAGGTCCAGGAGCTGTTCGACCAGCTCGCGGCCAAGGACACCACCGTGCGCGGCACCTATGACGTCTCCGGCCTGCGCGCCGACGCCGACGTCATGATCTGGTGGCACGCGGAGACGTCGGACGCGCTGCAGGAGGCGTACAACCTCTTCCGCCGCACCCGCCTCGGCAAGAGCCTCGACCCGGTCTGGTCGAACATGGCGCTGCACCGCCCCGCCGAGTTCAACAAGTCGCACGTCCCGGCGTTCCTCGCCGACGAGACGCCGCGCGACTACATCAGCGTGTACCCCTTCGTGCGCTCCTACGACTGGTACCTGCTGCCGGACGAGGACCGCCGCCGCATGCTCGCCGACCACGGCAAGATGGCCCGCGGCTTCCCCGACGTGCGCGCCAACACCGTGGCCTCCTTCTCGCTCGGCGACTACGAGTGGGTGCTGGCCTTCGAGGCCGACGAGCTGCACCGCATCGTCGACCTCATGCGTCACCTGCGGGCCTCCGAGGCGCGGATGCACGTCCGCGAAGAGGTCCCCTTCTACACCGGCCGGCGCAAGTCGGTCGCAGACCTGGTGGCCGGGCTCGCGTAG
- a CDS encoding FAD-dependent oxidoreductase, protein MAAERLVVIGGDAAGMSAASQARRLKAPDELSITAFERGHFASYSACGIPYWVGGDVEQRDDLVARTPEEHRARAIDLRMRTEVTEIDVAGQRVRTLDRDSGETSWTGFDKLVIATGARPVRPALPGMDAAGVHGVQTLDDGQALLDTLDRATGRRAVVVGAGYIGVEMAEAMLKRGFEVTVLNRGEQPMATLDPDMGRLVHDAMDGLGITTVNGAAVTAIRTGADGRVAAVETAGASYPADVVVLGIGVEPETTLARAVGLPVGPHGGLLTDLSMRVVGHDNIWAGGDCVEVLDLVAGRTRHIALGTHANKHGQIIGSNVGGGYGTFPGVVGTAVSKVCDLEIARTGLREKDARAVGLRFVTATIESTGRAGYYPGARPMTVKMLAEYRTGRLLGVQIVGRDGAAKRVDVAAVALTAGMTVEQMTALDLGYAPPFSPVWDPVLVAARKTVTVLRKAGTA, encoded by the coding sequence ATGGCGGCGGAACGACTGGTGGTCATCGGCGGTGACGCGGCGGGCATGTCCGCCGCGTCCCAGGCACGGCGGCTCAAGGCCCCCGACGAACTGAGCATCACCGCCTTCGAGCGGGGCCACTTCGCGTCGTACTCCGCCTGCGGCATCCCGTACTGGGTCGGCGGCGACGTCGAGCAGCGGGACGACCTGGTCGCCCGCACCCCCGAGGAGCACCGGGCCCGCGCCATCGACCTGCGGATGCGCACCGAGGTGACGGAGATCGATGTCGCGGGGCAGCGGGTACGCACCCTGGACCGGGACTCGGGCGAGACCTCCTGGACCGGCTTCGACAAGCTGGTGATCGCGACGGGAGCCCGCCCGGTGCGGCCCGCGCTGCCCGGGATGGACGCGGCCGGGGTGCACGGTGTGCAGACCCTGGACGACGGGCAGGCACTGCTGGACACCCTGGACCGGGCGACCGGGCGGCGTGCGGTCGTCGTCGGCGCCGGCTACATCGGCGTCGAGATGGCCGAGGCGATGCTGAAGCGCGGCTTCGAGGTGACGGTGCTCAACCGCGGCGAGCAGCCGATGGCGACGCTCGACCCGGACATGGGGCGTCTCGTCCACGACGCGATGGACGGGCTCGGGATCACGACGGTGAACGGGGCCGCGGTCACCGCGATCCGTACCGGGGCGGACGGCCGGGTCGCCGCCGTCGAGACGGCCGGCGCGTCCTACCCGGCGGACGTGGTGGTGCTCGGCATCGGTGTCGAGCCGGAGACGACACTGGCCCGGGCGGTCGGGCTGCCGGTCGGCCCGCACGGCGGGCTGCTCACCGATCTGTCGATGCGGGTCGTGGGCCACGACAACATCTGGGCGGGCGGCGACTGCGTCGAGGTCCTCGACCTGGTGGCGGGCCGCACCCGCCACATCGCACTGGGCACCCATGCCAACAAGCACGGCCAGATCATCGGGTCCAACGTCGGCGGCGGCTACGGGACGTTCCCGGGCGTGGTCGGCACGGCGGTGAGCAAGGTCTGCGATCTGGAGATCGCCCGCACGGGTCTGCGCGAGAAGGACGCCCGTGCGGTGGGCCTGCGCTTCGTCACGGCGACGATCGAGTCGACGGGCCGGGCGGGCTACTACCCGGGGGCGCGGCCGATGACGGTGAAGATGCTGGCGGAGTACCGCACGGGGCGGCTGCTGGGCGTGCAGATCGTCGGCCGGGACGGGGCGGCGAAGCGGGTCGACGTGGCGGCCGTGGCGCTCACCGCCGGAATGACGGTCGAGCAGATGACGGCGCTCGACCTGGGCTACGCGCCGCCGTTCTCCCCGGTCTGGGACCCGGTCCTGGTGGCCGCCCGCAAGACCGTCACGGTGCTGCGGAAGGCGGGCACCGCCTGA
- the hemG gene encoding protoporphyrinogen oxidase has translation MQRSTHRADRAPGHVVVIGGGIAGLAAAHRLLGAGLRVTLLEATDRLGGKLMTGEVAGVQVDLGAESMLARRPEAVALARAVGLGDRLQPPATAAASLWTRDVLRPMPKGHVMGVPGDPSVLGEVLSPEGLARIAQERDLTPTAVGDDVAVGAYVADRLGREVVDRLVEPLLGGVYAGDAYRISMRAAVPQLFEVARQAGSLLDGVTRIQEQAAARQQTGPVFQGIAGGLGTLPGAVADAVRAGGGEILTETPVLGLTRSAEGWDVRTDARVITADGIVLATPAWSASTLLAAESPAASAELAGVEYASMALVTMAFRRSDMTGSRAFDGRSGFLVPPVDGRTIKAATFSTHKWQWVADAAPDLFVLRTSVGRYGEEDHLHREDAELVDVSLSDLAAATGLAAKPVATEVTRWIGGLPQYPVGHLGRVARIREEVAKMPALRVCGAVYDGVGIPACIASAHRAADEIVGDVAGGSGGENDGEIIATGTLVQGTRSEAGQ, from the coding sequence ATGCAGCGTTCAACACACCGTGCGGACAGGGCCCCCGGCCACGTCGTCGTCATCGGCGGCGGCATCGCCGGACTCGCGGCCGCCCACCGGCTCCTCGGCGCCGGTCTGAGGGTCACCCTCCTGGAGGCCACCGACCGGCTCGGCGGCAAGCTCATGACCGGTGAGGTCGCGGGCGTGCAGGTCGACCTCGGCGCCGAGTCGATGCTCGCCCGCCGGCCCGAGGCGGTCGCCCTGGCCCGCGCCGTCGGCCTCGGTGACCGGCTCCAGCCGCCCGCCACCGCTGCCGCCTCGCTGTGGACGCGCGACGTGCTGCGCCCCATGCCCAAGGGCCATGTGATGGGCGTACCGGGCGACCCGTCGGTCCTCGGAGAGGTGCTGTCGCCCGAAGGCCTCGCACGTATCGCCCAGGAACGCGATCTGACCCCGACCGCCGTGGGTGACGACGTGGCCGTCGGCGCGTACGTGGCGGACCGGCTCGGCCGCGAGGTCGTGGACCGGCTGGTCGAGCCGCTCCTGGGCGGGGTGTACGCGGGTGACGCCTACCGGATCTCGATGCGCGCCGCCGTACCGCAGCTCTTCGAGGTCGCCCGGCAGGCGGGCTCCCTGCTCGACGGCGTCACCCGGATCCAGGAGCAGGCCGCCGCCCGGCAGCAGACCGGACCGGTCTTCCAGGGGATCGCCGGCGGCCTGGGCACCCTGCCGGGCGCGGTGGCCGACGCCGTACGCGCCGGGGGCGGCGAGATCCTCACCGAGACCCCCGTGCTGGGCCTGACCCGCAGCGCCGAAGGCTGGGACGTGCGCACGGACGCCCGGGTGATCACCGCCGACGGCATCGTCCTCGCCACCCCCGCCTGGTCCGCCTCCACCCTGCTCGCCGCCGAGTCCCCGGCCGCCTCCGCCGAGCTCGCCGGGGTCGAGTACGCGTCGATGGCCCTGGTCACCATGGCCTTCCGGCGCTCCGACATGACGGGCTCCCGGGCCTTCGACGGCCGCTCCGGCTTTCTCGTGCCCCCGGTCGACGGCCGCACCATCAAGGCCGCCACCTTCTCCACCCACAAGTGGCAGTGGGTCGCCGACGCGGCACCGGACCTGTTCGTCCTGCGGACCTCGGTGGGCCGCTACGGCGAGGAGGACCATCTGCACCGCGAGGACGCCGAACTCGTCGACGTGTCGCTGAGCGACCTCGCCGCGGCGACCGGACTGGCCGCGAAGCCCGTCGCCACCGAGGTCACCCGGTGGATCGGCGGACTGCCCCAGTACCCCGTGGGCCATCTCGGCCGCGTTGCCCGGATCCGCGAGGAGGTCGCGAAGATGCCCGCGCTGCGCGTCTGCGGCGCGGTCTACGACGGGGTTGGCATCCCCGCCTGCATCGCGAGCGCGCACCGGGCCGCGGACGAGATCGTCGGGGACGTCGCGGGAGGGAGCGGCGGGGAGAACGACGGAGAGATCATCGCCACTGGGACCCTGGTTCAGGGCACACGGAGCGAGGCGGGACAATAG
- a CDS encoding DUF4142 domain-containing protein, translated as MRRINGTALIIAALVATLGALAYPVWSYADRSGTGEANLDASSTSTQWGPLSATDRDFLVKVRLAGLWELPAGQQAIERAPTEAIKAAGDHLVVGHTDLDRRSRDVAAKLGVELPNQPTEQQQGWLREMTAASGQEYERKFANLLRAAHGKVFALIAQVRHTTRNSLIRQLATDANVTVLDHITMLEGTGLVDFDALAREAAGAATASPTGPPVAPRDSVLPQPVPAEPTGDQSFTSRPSTAPMP; from the coding sequence GTGCGACGCATCAACGGAACGGCCCTCATCATCGCGGCGCTCGTCGCCACGCTCGGCGCCCTCGCCTACCCGGTCTGGTCGTACGCCGACCGCTCCGGCACCGGGGAGGCCAACCTCGACGCATCGTCCACCTCGACCCAGTGGGGTCCGCTCTCCGCGACCGACCGCGACTTCCTGGTGAAGGTCCGCCTGGCCGGGCTCTGGGAACTGCCGGCCGGGCAACAGGCGATCGAGCGGGCGCCGACCGAGGCGATCAAGGCGGCCGGGGACCATCTGGTCGTCGGGCACACCGATCTGGACCGCAGGTCGCGTGATGTCGCCGCCAAGCTGGGTGTGGAGCTGCCCAACCAGCCGACCGAGCAGCAGCAGGGCTGGCTGCGGGAGATGACGGCGGCGAGCGGCCAGGAGTACGAGCGGAAGTTCGCCAATCTGCTGCGGGCCGCGCACGGCAAGGTCTTCGCGTTGATCGCCCAGGTTCGGCACACCACCCGGAACTCGCTGATCCGGCAACTGGCGACCGACGCCAACGTGACCGTGCTCGACCACATCACCATGCTGGAGGGCACCGGGTTGGTGGACTTCGACGCCTTGGCCCGTGAGGCCGCGGGAGCCGCGACGGCCAGCCCGACCGGCCCTCCGGTGGCGCCCCGTGACTCCGTGCTGCCGCAGCCGGTTCCGGCGGAACCGACCGGGGACCAGTCGTTCACCTCACGGCCCTCCACGGCGCCGATGCCCTGA
- a CDS encoding DUF692 domain-containing protein — protein sequence MELGIGIGWRPEIADAVEALPGIDWVEAVAENLCADHLPASLVRLRERGVTVVPHGVSLGLGGADRPDVGRLAGLAARATLLGTPLVTEHIAFVRAGGARTASPVLEAGHLLPVPRTWAALDVLCENVRVAQDSLPVPLALENIAALISWPDEELTEGQFLAELVERTGVRLLIDVANLHTNHVNRGEDPAAALDELPVEAIAYVHVAGGVEKDGVWHDTHAHPVTAPVLGVLAELRSRIAPPGVLLERDDDFPPAAELAGELDTIRATLETDADRDGVRKPVRRTPRTASPAPGPGDPEALRDGLAVAQTSLLSALVAGTPAPEGFDHRRLGVQSRALAAKRADVVAKVAPELPQILGHGYRDAFLAYARSRPMSAGYRRDALDFAEQLLIAGRPSDEAARRRLTHWWQDRTAPRPPRRITRLGRAARSVLAGR from the coding sequence ATGGAGCTGGGAATCGGGATCGGCTGGCGGCCGGAGATCGCCGACGCGGTGGAGGCGCTGCCGGGGATCGACTGGGTGGAAGCGGTCGCGGAGAACCTCTGCGCCGATCATCTGCCCGCCTCCCTGGTACGCCTGAGGGAGCGCGGTGTCACCGTGGTGCCGCACGGCGTCTCGCTGGGCCTCGGCGGGGCCGACCGCCCCGACGTCGGCCGGCTCGCCGGCCTCGCGGCGCGGGCCACCCTGCTGGGCACGCCCCTGGTGACCGAGCACATCGCGTTCGTCCGGGCGGGCGGGGCGCGCACCGCCTCGCCCGTGCTGGAGGCCGGACACCTGCTGCCCGTGCCGCGTACCTGGGCGGCGCTGGACGTGCTGTGCGAGAACGTGCGCGTGGCGCAGGACTCGCTGCCGGTGCCCCTGGCGCTGGAGAACATCGCGGCGCTGATCTCCTGGCCCGACGAGGAGCTGACCGAGGGGCAGTTCCTGGCGGAGCTGGTCGAGCGCACGGGGGTGCGGCTGCTCATCGACGTGGCCAATCTGCACACGAACCACGTGAACCGGGGCGAGGACCCGGCCGCGGCCCTCGACGAACTGCCCGTGGAGGCCATCGCGTACGTCCACGTGGCGGGCGGCGTGGAGAAGGACGGCGTCTGGCACGACACACACGCCCATCCGGTCACCGCTCCGGTGCTGGGCGTCCTCGCCGAGCTCCGCTCCCGTATCGCGCCGCCCGGCGTCCTGCTGGAGCGCGACGACGACTTCCCGCCGGCTGCCGAGCTGGCGGGCGAACTGGACACGATCCGCGCCACGCTCGAAACGGACGCGGACCGGGACGGCGTGCGCAAGCCCGTCCGCCGCACGCCGAGGACCGCGTCCCCGGCGCCCGGCCCCGGGGACCCGGAGGCGCTGCGTGACGGGCTCGCGGTCGCGCAGACCTCCCTGCTGTCCGCCCTCGTCGCGGGCACCCCCGCCCCCGAGGGGTTCGACCACCGCAGGCTCGGCGTACAGAGCCGGGCCCTGGCCGCCAAGCGCGCCGACGTCGTCGCCAAGGTGGCCCCCGAGCTCCCGCAGATCCTGGGCCATGGCTACCGGGACGCGTTCCTCGCGTACGCCAGGAGCCGCCCGATGTCCGCCGGATACCGGCGCGACGCCCTGGACTTCGCCGAGCAGCTGCTCATCGCCGGCCGCCCCTCGGACGAGGCGGCCCGCCGCCGTCTGACCCATTGGTGGCAGGACCGGACGGCTCCCCGGCCACCCCGCCGCATCACCCGGCTGGGGCGGGCGGCCCGTTCCGTACTCGCGGGGAGGTGA
- a CDS encoding peptidyl-tRNA hydrolase has product MSSNDTPASPSVPVGMPSDSPFRSERTSRDEAPQYVLPLVVHIEKTAPPARTDALRTAARAVLVMLSDERSTGEGEWAQVMRDWQDARIRKVVRRARGAEWRKASALPGITVTGESAEVRAYPPVPLDGWPKELAKLQVSGTDLDDPEPPAAPDLTGPVLWLNPDLGMSAGKEMAQAGHGAQLAWWELSETERKAWREAGFPLSVATPDADRWRDLTVSGLPVVRDAGFTEIAPGSCTVVADHPALRR; this is encoded by the coding sequence GTGAGCAGCAACGACACCCCCGCATCCCCGTCCGTTCCCGTAGGCATGCCCTCGGACAGCCCGTTCCGTTCCGAGCGGACAAGCCGGGACGAAGCACCTCAGTACGTACTGCCGTTGGTGGTGCACATCGAGAAGACGGCGCCCCCGGCCCGTACGGACGCCCTGCGCACGGCCGCCCGGGCGGTACTGGTGATGCTCTCCGACGAGCGGTCGACGGGCGAGGGCGAGTGGGCGCAGGTGATGCGCGACTGGCAGGACGCCCGGATCCGGAAGGTGGTGCGCCGGGCGCGCGGCGCGGAGTGGCGGAAGGCCTCCGCGCTGCCCGGGATCACGGTCACGGGAGAGAGCGCCGAGGTGCGGGCCTATCCGCCGGTGCCGCTCGACGGCTGGCCGAAGGAGCTCGCCAAGCTCCAGGTCTCGGGGACGGATCTGGACGACCCCGAGCCCCCCGCCGCCCCCGACCTCACCGGCCCGGTCCTCTGGCTGAACCCGGACCTCGGCATGTCGGCGGGCAAGGAGATGGCGCAGGCGGGGCACGGGGCCCAGCTCGCCTGGTGGGAACTGTCGGAGACGGAGCGCAAGGCATGGCGCGAGGCAGGCTTCCCGCTCTCGGTCGCCACCCCTGACGCGGACCGCTGGCGGGACCTCACGGTGAGCGGGCTGCCGGTGGTGCGGGACGCGGGGTTCACCGAGATCGCCCCGGGCTCGTGCACGGTGGTCGCCGACCATCCGGCCCTGCGCCGCTGA
- a CDS encoding TIGR04222 domain-containing membrane protein, whose amino-acid sequence MLWVLFLLVAWGAAAVSCVRLCLAAARLAPPRSGLSQETRRAADGPELTLYETAFLAGGPHRVADLALVTMHLRRRLLLAHTGWATVVDPDGRDDVERTVIRAIGPQGQSPIPPVRAAAAAADAVRALADRLVAAGLALPGGAGTDLVSAVRAVRGATLLVAATGAAALLTPGREQGPGGSGVPVLVWFGLPLVLTLGCLAIARMEVHPYSSWASPAGQRLLDVRTAAADGPEGDVLVAVAVRGVRAVADPALRAALGGARNVR is encoded by the coding sequence ATGCTCTGGGTTCTGTTCCTGCTGGTCGCATGGGGTGCGGCGGCCGTCTCCTGTGTCAGGCTCTGCCTCGCCGCCGCCCGCCTGGCTCCGCCGCGAAGCGGGCTGTCGCAGGAGACCCGGCGCGCGGCGGACGGTCCTGAACTCACGCTGTACGAGACCGCGTTCCTGGCCGGCGGCCCGCACCGGGTCGCCGATCTCGCACTCGTCACCATGCACCTGCGCCGCCGGCTGCTGCTCGCGCACACCGGCTGGGCGACGGTCGTCGACCCGGACGGCCGCGACGACGTGGAGCGCACGGTGATCCGTGCCATCGGCCCGCAGGGCCAGTCCCCCATCCCGCCGGTCCGCGCTGCCGCGGCCGCCGCCGACGCCGTGCGCGCCCTCGCCGACCGGCTGGTCGCCGCTGGACTGGCGCTGCCGGGCGGGGCGGGGACGGACCTCGTGTCGGCGGTGCGGGCGGTGCGCGGGGCCACGTTGCTGGTGGCCGCGACGGGCGCCGCGGCCCTGCTCACACCAGGCCGGGAGCAGGGACCGGGCGGCTCGGGGGTACCCGTTCTCGTCTGGTTCGGGCTGCCGCTCGTGCTGACCCTGGGCTGTCTGGCCATCGCCCGGATGGAGGTGCACCCGTACAGCTCCTGGGCCTCCCCCGCCGGACAGCGGCTGCTGGATGTGCGCACGGCCGCCGCGGACGGCCCGGAGGGCGATGTGCTGGTGGCGGTCGCCGTGCGGGGTGTGCGCGCGGTGGCCGACCCGGCGCTGCGGGCCGCGCTCGGCGGCGCACGGAACGTCCGGTAG